The sequence below is a genomic window from Lolium perenne isolate Kyuss_39 chromosome 7, Kyuss_2.0, whole genome shotgun sequence.
gtggtggccattggttctgtaccgttcatagctctcgcggctctgtcccacgctgcttgcggaagttgaactctatctcgcggctctagcccgatgtatttgttgcccaggccttggcgcagattggagggatcgacgtatggatttcccaaactgtcgaaagcctcagatgtttcctcttgatcttcaatggcataaatctgatgatactttgtattcagatctatgttgggtttggtgacatcatcgttgagattgatgaagaccttgcccactgtgagagatttgtcgatgaagtcgtaactgtcgacatcgcttgagccatcgcttatatatgagtccgcagatgactcaaacgacatatcgttgaagatcttggcgagtttctctcttgctctggtgctgacgtagcgtgtcgccgaagtttcttcttctcctgactcggttgacgatgcatagcttgaaaaatcagaatcgaccgccgacgatcccgacgaaaccggaatctcgacacgatacgatccttccttctcgacgcgaaagtgaaaccttccgaacgtcatctccatgggctccgccagatacgcatatgcatccaaacgggagggtgggtgaggaacaaaatcgacaagaccagcagcgatctgtttacctcgatccattgtgttgcttgcggttgacgatgtcgaagatcttgagcgtgccatcgagatcagatccttacgcctctagttcccacagacggcaccaattgacaaggtatcaacttgtcaatgcctatggattgtaggctagggttttagttggaagtagagggcaagtagatctcgaaggtttcagccgaaaagtactcgacgattatgaaaactagggtttgcagacaatgattcgattatcttttcgtccctcgcctccccctttatataggaggtggagccgagggattcgtgctatacaagttacagagtccgggacggtttctaactcatcccgccagattacaaataacacttcctattacaactcttgactttccttgatatatcttgggctcccgaatcttcttattcttcgggtagtgggccttcagtaaaccccgggtactatcttcggcaggcccatttgggatgcctatgtcacatgcgctacctatgtggtacaatgagttatgggattcactattcaggacacccagctgtgcttgaaggatatagtgattcgaattggatctcagatgtagctgatctgtacgccacaagtgggtatgtatttacctttggaggtggcgcagtatcatggagatcttgcaagcaaaccatattgacgaggtcaactatggaagcagaacttactgctttagacacaaccactgttgaatcagaatggttgcgtgagctcttgatggacttgcctgtggttgaaaaacctgttccggcaatccttttgaattgtgacaatcaaactgtaattgtcaaagtgaacaattctaaggataacgcgaagtcatcaagacacgtcaagagacgtttgaagtctgtcaggaaattgcgaaactccggagtaataactattacctatattcaaacagacaaagggactatcacgtaatgtgatagaaagtgcatcgagggagatgggtttgagacccgttgatgttacaccatagtggtaacccaacctttgtgatcggagatcccgtgaattaggacctgggaagaacaagctagtggtttaattgaggagagtataatgtaaccctctctatgtgaagatgcacaactctcaattgctgtaaggcaggttggcaacaagccttaatgtgtttatgttggctatattagcaaagatgctgtcctacagagcattcttgaaataacacacctatatgagtccgattgttaaacgtcgcaatctatgagattttgggtgatctctagtaaactcatgaagagaccacgaagtatgacgcatatgcttcacccgcggggtaggctactggcagccatgtactggtcatgactttgagtgaaaccctgttcacgcaaaacttgcaattcaaggcttagtccattgttcaagtgtgaatggatgtagcttaaggttctaggcggaagttcaacttaacagtctccgctgaaacactggtatataaacaagcagcgagtattggtaattctctaaatggggatttgagatctggtgggggattgttgaaatattgggcctacacttagtggcccatactagatttcagtttttcctataaatctcaaagcccacatagtggaagccttgtgagtttgagcccaagttggtggcagctcactagggagtggcaagaggtgggaagtttagtcccacatggaaagttgggaggaagttagaccaccttataaggtgggttgttccaccactagtaagtgagtgagaataggagtgctacacgcgcgcgctcctcctcctcctcgctcgctcgtctcgacacgtcacgacgcgcacgccgcgctcatggtgagtggattgagcctcgagccgagactttccttactttttgcagctcaggaaaacgaacagagtcctagacggacgcgtcgcagttagttggttcgggtcgctcccggatcgtgggctatctgtaaccgactcgaaacgttcgtgcgacgtgggtgtggcccacgttgcctagggtttcccgagcctatataatctcttgcccggctaccgcagaaacacatctaaCATACgaattagggtttccacctctctctgcttgcgccgccatcgtagcctactccatcccgcgcgccgacgtgcatcagcgaacgggagagcaggtctccggaaccgctcgtccttgcgatcctgtacgggagagagcgaattaggtttttgggaagcgctctgcgcgactgctcaagctcttcatcacgggtcgccttccgtccaagtcgggcggtgctgcctaccgtcgtcttcaacgccatctacttcgacccgtcgtccccgtcgtcaacaacgttgtcatcaacaacgttactgccgcgacatcatctgctacacctccaccgccacctccaccagatcggtacgtgcgacatatctcgatctgtttagcgatggatgttgtactgtttgctatgctactattcatgttgatcactacatctagtatgttcgagtttcacatgttagtagttactgtcgtcatgcttaatattctggaattaatcatggaaattgtgcctaattatccaacatgaGATGCATAGGGCGGCATCCAATATATAGTGCTCTGCTCGACCTCGTGACGACGCTGACTGCTAGCTAGCCTGCGCATCCTGCATGGGCTGGCtcgaggtttttttttttttttgaactgggtGAGCTTTATTCATTAGGCAACCAAAGTTTTACAATCACGCATGAGTGAACCCATCAGGCACGACAGGACGTTCTCATGCAACACACTACACTCACTCTTGCCTAATTGCGCTAAATCATGCGCCACTATATTGCTCACCCTAGACACCTTGCAAACTTGCACTTCCGGTAGCAAATCAAGCATAGCTCTTGCCTCCACGAAGAGGCTCCAATTCGACGAACGGTCCCTGTCCGGGGATGAAAGAACATCTACAATCCTGGCGCAGTCCGTCTCAAGAATTCCAGAGTATTGCGGATTTGCAGCGAAGTATCTGATGCCTTCCAAGAGAGCTAGAATTTCAGCCTCCTCCGCGCTAGCACACAGCGACAGCGTTTTCCAGGCAGAATACAGAACCCGTCCTGTATCGTTCCTTGCCACCAACCCAGCTCCCCCCGGAGCATTTGGCGAGTTCCAACCGGCATCCACATTAACCTTGATCCTCCCAGGTCCAGGGGCTAGCCAATTCGAGGGCGCTTCAGTCCCCATGACAGGTGCAGGCCTATTCGCCGCAATAGCTGACTTGCCTTTAGGGTCCGATTCGGGAGTCCCTGGTTGGAGAGAGTCCACATAGCTCTGAAGGAAAGACACAGACGCCGCGATGGAAGCCTTGCCGTCACCATGTACTGCATTATTTCTGTGATGCCAAGTGCGCCACAACAGGAACAGGAGCTTGACCCGCATGGTTGTTGTAGCTCCATCAAGAAGAAGGAGAAACCAGTTGCGTCCCGTATAGCGGAAGGCCTCCTCGGCCGGCAACCTCCAGACGCTCCGCACGCCGTCACGAAGGGCTCGGGCCAAGGTACAGCGCACCATGGAATGGTGGGCATCCTCATTCTCGGAGCCGCAGATGGAGCATATTGGCATGATACGCGGAATGCGTCGGTGCAAGCTTTCAGTCACAGCCAACGAGTCAGTCCAGATACTCCGTTCACCATCGGGTTCGTTGCTAGATTGGCCATGACTCAATGCCTGGGTTTTGGGCTGCATGCCAAGTCGATACGCGCTGCGAACAGTAAAGACGCCGGATGGCTCTGGGTGCCAAGCAACAAAGTCATCTGTCTGTCTCCGCGGTATCTTGAGCAAGAGTATAGCTTCTGCATCATGAGGGAAGAAGTATTGCCGAATGAGGTCCTCATTCCATGTGTTCGTCACGGGATCAATCAACTGAACTACCCATTTGAGACGACACCTCTCCTTCATTCCGGACAGCTTGAGATTATCTGAACGTGGAAGCCAgttattgatacgtccattttgtatcactattttatatcataatttactgttattcattgatatatttcatatttagaggtgatacttatgttatttcatctattttgcatctttcttgattattggaggatcgtgcACCGGAGTcaagattctgctggaaaaagcgtcgtcagaatgcaatatttcggaagatcaacaatggacagaaattatatgaaaaatcctatttttccagaaaacgaagggagccaaaaggaggagccgaggagggccgccattggcccccctcataggccggcgtgggccctaccctggccgcgccgccatgtggggagggggcccacagccccctctggcctcctctccttcgcgtacatcttcgtcccgaaaacctaagctccagaggatagtcgcgaagagtcacggccgcctctgcggggcggaaaacaccagagagaaaagagctctccggcaggctgaaatctgccggggaaattccctcccggagggggaaatcgacgccatcgtcactgtcatcgagctggacatcatctccatcaccatcatcatcatctccatcatcatcaccaccgtctccaccgctgcacatcgtcactgctttaacaatttgggttggatcttgattgtttgataggggaaactctcccggtattgatttctactagttattgatgctattgagtgaaaccattgaaccaaggtttatgttcagattgttattcatcatcatatcacctctgatcatgttccatacgatgtctcgtgagtagtttgtttagttcttgaggacatgggtgaagtctaaatgttagtagtgaattatggttgagtaatattcaatgttatgatatttaagttgtggtgttattcttctagtggtgtcatgtgaacgtcgactacatgatacttcacctttatgggcctaggggaatacatcttgtactcgtttgccaattgcggtgtaacatcccaagtttcaacaataacaaTCAAGAAAGAAAgtttcccaaactcaaaatttgcaattaacaaaaactttttctatgcatatagtgccacatatagtttcatgcatttgagtgaatttATTTTGTGcagttgccatgatgagtgttaataTGATGATAAAGtgtgctaaaaccctaaaccaagatcatctaaccctaatttgagaagaaaagaagaaaatgagaaaaacctatttctccctcacatacacattatgccaaattgcaaatcttcaccctaggccataattgcttgctctcttgcttgtagaatacttaaatatgataaactaacacaattgcatcattgaaacaagaatcaaaccaaatGAAATCTCAAAAtcttcacacatatgataatggtcatatgtcaccaaaatattttcttcactactttacccctctggttttctctattcttaaactaaacttggtcaaccaaagccatgtcatccaataccatgtcaaggtgagtaactttcatgttgaccaccatggctagagttgactaggttgaccagtatgaatTTGACAAGtagtgtatgtgaagcaaagtgaagatcaaccccaaatttgaaactttgcatttcaactccaaaatgaataccaccaccaccaatccttcactttaattatataaatgagattcaccaaaaagaaaaccaaaattcaaccaaaatgttcatgcgggcattgtgtcgaacacttggcagaCAAAATTTCAGAAATGTGTTACACACCATTGTCCACTGGATTTTAGCCTAAACCAACTTTCTCTGGTGATCATTAGCTACATCTATGATCCCTGCATCGATCTTGGTACTTGCTAGGGTTGGATAAAGTGGAAAAGTGAGAGAAATGCCCCATGCCAAAGCACACCCGGGCACCTTTGGCATCCCTCTCTCTGGCCACCATCTCAACGCATCTCCTTGTCCCAGAGCATCTATGCATCACGAGGAACCTCACCGTACACGCCCCAGCAACGCCaagccacggcattggccagacaAGCCGCGTCCAAAGCTGGCCAGCACATGCCAGCACGCGCGCTcaccgcgctctggccgcgccagtacgtcgcgcgctcgagcGACGTCGTCCTCCTCTGCGCTAGCTATgcctgcgtcgagcatcgcctccccgccctctacacgctagacaagcgcccaggcctgcccctgctccaTCGCCATCGTCCTCGTCGGAATCGTACCGCAAGCTCTGCCACGATCATTGCATGTGCCCGAGCTCTCCCATCGCCCTTTTCTCTGTCTCAATACAAGTTGAGCATCACCAGGACGAGGGCTAGCcatagccgtcctcgccttgccctttcactCGCCAGAAGCGCCAAGCCATGGCCGCTCCTCCACAGCAAACCACGGCCAActccgcccgctataaatagagacgaTCGACTCTCACTCTCTTCACACAACtcactcccctctcccctctgagCATTCTCCCCCAACCAATTTCACCTCCCACCGCCGGAGttgctcgaatcgcgagctcgaagccgccgagcccgcggaagctctgcttcgcctGGAGCCTCGCCGAGCTCCGCCGCTGCACCAGGGGCTTCCTCATCGACTACCACTTCTCCGAGCAGCTTGCCCaccacctgcaacggcctggtactccctcccaccccctaggctcgccgccagtgagctcgtcgctcgtcggagacgacgatgatcaCTGCCCGTTGGATctcgttctaatcctacggtctatATCACACGTACCGTTTCGCTGTGTTAAAtctcactgacgggtggcccccacctcgtcagggcagcccagtGGCACccgttgcttgttgggctgcgcagtgtTTTGAATTTcggtttcggcccagtaacgtttcccgcctaagcccacgaaTTCAAAATTAGATTTAATCATTTTTCAAATGTGCTGCAGATactttagtaaattttgaatagtttgaaatctgccaaaccaaatttagcaaactttatatcgttggaaagcccatgaaattatctaacaaatgccactggtcccacctccaaattcaaagtagaattaatctgataaaaataacaagacagggacatttgtacattcaaactttatttaaaattcaaccataataaattttgaattgatttcaactctaataaatcacaaatgatgtcctctaattgattatttaATAATATAGATAGgtggtttgtatgatcatggactagatcaaattaaatggctatgtagtcaattctagtgcaattaatattgaaattcaaattcaacaactagtatgagagctactctctcatttaaatcttgatcctaagtaatataaccagggggatgacttaggctaatgaacctctgataattattacttagagattttaattcatttaaatgttagtattaaactatgtgaagtgtagcacttcaattaaattatactcacatataatagatatggaatgttgacttgggtcaacctatatttcatacctgattattatatgaagagattaaatcttaataggatttaatgagaggaagttattttcCCTAAAGATCTAAACAGCAAATTAAAGAAATaataataatgagaggaaattattttcccctTAAATAAGAACTAACcaagtaatccaccatgccatgtttgattgatgataggattagtgtgtgaactcttttgagtgtttttagtttagtatgtgagcttggtttagtatttatacctcgtattcgtatatagacgctagtaacgaggactatcaagaggaggaagcctactcccaagaagaagaggagaacttcgataactaccctgctcaaggcaagctaacccttgctaaacacaagtgcttagctctacaagagcaaaggcaccatcacactttattttatgtattacctatcccatgtttttaccttacaTTTACTttcgcttatttatttcaaagtactttttgatttatgattcacttggctagagtagaacaatattgaagttagcttagcacaaatcaaagctagatagcacccctcatgaaatagttgctagtgctaatcaattaaaattgactactctagatgggaatatGGTGAAGTGAGATGACTTTGAAAGATTGTTAAGtggaggtgaatatgaacaagagaagatggtgatttttgataaaactgatgattgggtttgaatgcgatacctttccaattatacaagtacccccacaatacctgattatgggtagggcataactagaaacttgtgtattttagtatgggttccctctaaacaaacatcataggggttacgccgaggctgcctccgttaaatgTGGAAcgatgttaaaatgaggtgaatgtatggcccaagccctgtgcagttcccgggttaactgcggttttcaccgggaggccaagctcatggggagaggtgctcatactagcatatataagtgaaaggttacggttgatgatccgcgtactgtgttacgatgattcagggttatcctcgacggatgtaatcaaaagttgtggcacaagagtacaacctctgcagagtgttaaacctattcgaatagccgtgtccacggttacggacgattggaaaggccatactatctccgttatcaaaaCTTTGAACTTATAAAGGAaggatgaattgaaaggtgatattgaggtgaatcaaaatgagttgtgggaatgacactaatgttcccacttgagttagtctagcacatgataaggctttactaaatgtttatcaaactaaaacttggctttatgcaaataaacctagagcttagcacccccttactacacttaataagtaattactttagagttagtttgcgagtactttaaagtactcatggctttgccctggctattcaaatgccagactttgaaggagagcaacagtatcaggatgacggacagcaggacgtctacgataactaggatcgtcttctaatgtcaagcgttgcctgtggaatagatagtccactgctacttcgcttccgctactatgtgtgttgttgaacaatatattcgtgtaatattggatcatgtgatctatggttgtaagacaatatgtgttgtaataaatgatgactctatgctacttactattatgtctcgcaaaaacattattcctgggattgcgatgtacggcataataggcatctggacttaaaaatctgggtgttgacaagttggtatcagagccattgtttgaccttaggagaccctagttagaatggacgttcaaaaacttagtttcaaattccatgaattGACTAGTTACGAAAACTTTATTCAccctcttaccttgaagagtctttggcaaactttaaatacatgctctttcttatgagtgaattaaaatttggaacacttgcacctctctaacttaatcatctaatccCTCTAAAGATGGATCACGTCGTCGATGCGCAGCCTttcctccagactgagttctatcagttggggaatggTGGAGAGATCATTTTCGAGAGggatctcttctctctctccgaATTCCTCGGACGCCCACCACCGGAGATCTTTGGTGGGATGATCAATGACCAGCTCGGTGGTCAACTCcaatgggtgatcatggtggacctccgtggaaggttcacgctcccaatgagccaGAGGATTcagttctccttccgggagaacaactgggcggacggTCTCGCCCGTGGACTTCAGGAGGGGCTCGCACGTCTGtgtgggcaaaacttcatggacctcGAGAgtagtcgctttgtgcactatgcaaggcacaactctcttggggtgcccatgaacctgccgtcgcacccgcaactgcgccaccatgtggatcatctcgactttatgttgaatgagacccgcatcgacttGGACAACTCCCGCGAGTATGCCAACCACACCCACCttcagttggcgcagcaggc
It includes:
- the LOC139833883 gene encoding uncharacterized protein encodes the protein MPICSICGSENEDAHHSMVRCTLARALRDGVRSVWRLPAEEAFRYTGRNWFLLLLDGATTTMRVKLLFLLWRTWHHRNNAVHGDGKASIAASVSFLQSYVDSLQPGTPESDPKGKSAIAANRPAPVMGTEAPSNWLAPGPGRIKVNVDAGWNSPNAPGGAGLVARNDTGRVLYSAWKTLSLCASAEEAEILALLEGIRYFAANPQYSGILETDCARIVDVLSSPDRDRSSNWSLFVEARAMLDLLPEVQVCKVSRVSNIVAHDLAQLGKSECSVLHENVLSCLMGSLMRDCKTLVA